One Vicia villosa cultivar HV-30 ecotype Madison, WI unplaced genomic scaffold, Vvil1.0 ctg.000505F_1_1, whole genome shotgun sequence genomic region harbors:
- the LOC131629042 gene encoding uncharacterized protein LOC131629042: protein MAHKYAIESLDRTLKDVMSADKNSTDVFGGKVVVFGGDFRQILPVVPRGSTQTDKNEIAQFSDWLLRIGEGRISEPNDGTAEINIPLDILITEFDDPIVAIVNTTYPDFINNFQCVDYLKSRAILASTLEIVDQINDHILNLIPVNNAGEIRDYYSANSVDKSEIHDPAVVDILTPEFLSSLRTSGLPNHHLKLKVGTPIMLMRNIDQAEGLCNGTRLCITKMAAHVLEASIMGGKGLGNLVYIPRMDMSPSQSPWPFKLNRRQFPIIVSYSMTINKSQGQSLDNVGLYLPKDVFTHGQIYVALSRVTTKKGIKILIHDEEKKFREKTTNVVYKEVFNNV from the exons ATGGCGCATAAGTATGCAATAGAATCGCTTGACAGAACTTTGAAAGATGTTATGAGTGCAGACAAAAATTCAACTGATGTATTCGGTGGAAAGGTTGTTGTTTTCGGGGGCGATTTCAGACAGATTTTACCTGTCGTCCCCAGAG GATCAACACAGACTGACAAAAATGAGATAGCACAGTTTTCAGATTGGCTTTTAAGAATAGGAGAGGGCCGAATATCTGAGCCTAATGACGGCACCGCCGAAATCAACATACCACTTGATATTCTGATAACAGAATTCGATGATCCAATTGTGGCCATTGTCAATACCACATACCctgatttcataaataatttccaatgtgttgattACCTTAAAAGTCGAGCGATACTTGCCTCTACACTGGAGATTGTTGATCAGATCAATGACCATATACTTAACTTGATTCCAG TCAACAATGCAGGAGAGATTCGTGACtactacagcgcaaattcagttgACAAGTCTGAGATTCATGACCCAGCAGTAGTTGATATCCTCACGCCAGAATTTCTAAGTTCCCTCCGAACATCAGGATTGCCAAACCATCACTTAAAACTAAAGGTTGGGACACCTATAATGCTCATGAGAAATATAGATCAAGCTGAAGGTTTGTGTAACGGCACAAGGCTGTGTATAACAAAGATGGCAGCCCATGTATTGGAGGCTTCAATAATGGGTGGTAAAGGTTTGGGAAATTTGGTTTACATACCTCGAATGGATATGTCACCATCCCAATCACCATGGCCATTCAAACTGAATAGGAGACAGTTCCCTATTATAGTTTCCTATTCTATGACAATTAACAAATCACAGGGACAGTCATTGGATAACGTTGGTTTGTACTTACCGAAAGATGTATTCACACATGGCCAGATTTATGTCGCATTGTCAAGAGTAACAACAAAAAAGGGAATCAAAATACTGATacatgatgaagaaaagaaattcaGGGAGAAAACTACAAATGTTGTGTATAAGGAAGTTTTTAACAATGTCTAA
- the LOC131629044 gene encoding uncharacterized protein LOC131629044: protein METDVVKNPAPQTSIARKRRKLILKAKRDYRNRVRSSNLTSHLNHNFTSSVTYETTIETAMARKRRKIILDNRKRLRNLFNTEVSRVQNTNNIVSQSQNMDHASTSNYNMSSQSMDHPSTSNHNVSVESHYEDNDDSNSDNNLNSSNSSGSDEDSDPAQLQEAHLQEYYDIGDQSYECAHCQACMWYQEKVNRHKITATPRFYRCCRGGKIVLPFLEQPPQFDTTYSKRGGPPTLRLQGQTCHRIGTLLPETGQPPQYAQLYIYDTDNEVEHRIKCFKDNKGIERPVVKKLKMMLDQHNVHAKAFRMARDVLRTNSFTDLKLRFISDRSEDGRVYNKPTVSEVAALIVGDIDSADKRDILIQRRNGGLQRIDEFHPAYLAYQYPLIFPYGEDGYRKNIMHIYRHETEVTRRNRQSIKDWFSYRLQQRRKEAKTLLYSRRLFQQFLVDGYAMMESERLNWLRDNQLKLRVGKYNNLAAQTDGDTRNEHQKRGKRVVLPSTFVGSKRYMDQLYFDGMAISSRLGFPDLFVTFTCNPNWPEIKRALSGTGLQPNDRPDIISKVFKIKFDTLMDDITKHHVVGKVIAYMYTIEFQKRGLPHAHILIFLHPQSKYPTPSDIDKIISAEIPDPTVHPNLYKLVKAHMMHGPCGLACVTSQCMKNGRCSKYYPKKFIEHTIVDAEGYPLYRRRSKTFTIEKNGYDRITAAVSTNSNQPVDEIQQYLDCRKPAVERMFYHLVGEKPIYYTDYARMENVLETASVTESMFTAWLVANAKYEEAQTLTYGQFVSKFVYHKKKREWKPRKKGFTIGRLIWVPPTTDELFYLRMMLTVAKGPTT from the exons ATGGAAACAGATGTTGTTAAAAACCCTGCTCCTCAAACATCCATTGCAAGAAAGAGGAGAAAGCTTATTCTTAAAGCAAAGAGGGATTATCGAAACCGTGTCAGATCAAGCAACCTCACTTcccatttaaatcataattttacaTCTTCTGTAACATAtgaaaccactattgaaacggctATGGCTAGAAAGAGAAGGAAAATAATCTTGGATAACAGAAAAAGATTGAGAAATTTGTTCAATACTGAAGTTAGTAGGGTTCAAAATACAAACAACATTGTTAGTCAAAGTCAGAACATGGATCATGCATCTACTTCAAATTATAATATGTCAAGTCAGTCCATGGATCATCCATCTACCTCAAATCATAATGTGTCTGTTGAATCTCATTATGAAGACAATGATGACTCCAACtctgacaataatttaaattcttcTAATAGTTCCGGCTCTGACGAAGATTCAGACCCGGCACAATTACAGGAGGCCCATCTTCAAG AATATTACGATATTGGCGACCAAAGTTATGAATGCGCACACTGCCAagcatgtatgtggtaccaagaAAAAGTGAATAGACACAAAATTACAGCAACTCCTCGCTTTTATCGTTGTTGCCGTGGAGGAAAAATTGTTCTTCCGTTCCTTGAGCAACCTCCACAG TTCGACACAACATATTCTAAAAGAGGTGGACCCCCTACTTTGAGACTGCAGGGTCAGACCTGTCATCGAATTGGTACACTGCTGCCAGAAACAGGGCAACCTCCGCAATATGCTCAATTATACATCTATGACACGGACAATGAAGTTGAACACAGAATAAAATGTTTCAA GGACAACAAAGGCATCGAGCGACCGGTTGTCAAAAAGCTCAAGATGATGTTAGATCAGCACAATGTTCATGCCAAAGCTTTTAGAATGGCAAGGGATGTTTTAAGGACAAATTCTTTCACAGATTTAAAACTCAGGTTTATTTCTGATAGATCCGAAGATGGCCGTGTTTACAACAAACCTACTGTCTCAGAAGTGGCTGCACTCATTGTGGGAGACATTGATTCTGCTGATAAAAGGGACATCTTAATTCAGCGCCGCAATGGTGGTTTGCAACGAATAGATGAGTTTCACCCAGCATATTTGGCTTATCAGTATCCTCTTATATTTCCTTATGGGGAAGATGGTTACAGGAAAAATATAATGCACATATATCGCCATGAAACTGAGGTCActaggagaaaccgtcaaagcaTTAAGGATTGGTTTTCTTACCGGTTACAACAACGTCGCAAAGAGGCAAAAACACTACTTTACTCAAGACGCCTATTTCAACAATTCTTAGTCGACGGCTATGCTATGATGGAATCCGAACGACTGAATTGGTTGAGAGATAATCAATTGAAATTAAGAGTGGGCAAATATAATAATTTGGCCGCTCAAACTGATGGCGATACAAGAAATGAACACCAAAAGCGAGGAAAACGAGTTGTTCTGCCATCAACATTTGTTGGTAGCAAGAGATATATGGATCAACTATATTTTGACGGTATGGCCATTTCAAGTCGATTGGGATTCCCTGATTTATTTGTTACTTTTACCTGCAACCCAAATTGGCCTGAAATTAAAAGAGCATTGTCAGGCACAGGTCTACAACCCAATGATAGGCCAGATATCATttcaaaagttttcaaaataaagTTTGATACCCTCATGGATGATATTACAAAACACCATGTCGTTGGAAAAGTGATTGCAT ATATGTACACCATTGAATTCCAAAAGCGCGGATTGCCACATGCTCACATCTTGATATTCCTACACCCTCAGAGCAAATACCCAACACCATCTGACATAGACAAGATCATTTCTGCTGAAATTCCCGACCCGACTGTTCATCCCAATTTATACAAATTGGTTAAGGCACATATGATGCATGGACCCTGTGGCCTTGCTTGCGTGACCTCACAATGTATGAAGAATGGACGATGTTCTAAATACTATCCCAAAAAGTTTATTGAACACACTATTGTTGATGCAGAGGGATATCCGCTGTATAGGAGAAGATCAAAAACCTTCACTATTGAAAAAAATG gctatgacagaataacagcagcagTTTCAACAAATAGCAatcaacctgttgatgagatccaACAATATCTCGACTGCAG AAAACCAGCTGTGGAACGTATGTTCTATCATTTGGTTGGGGAGAAACCTATATACTATACAGATTATGCACGCATGGAAAATGTGCTGGAAACTGCAAGTGTGACTGAATCAATGTTTACTGCATGGCTGGTAGCAAATGCTAAATATGAAGAGGCACAAACATTAACTTATGGTCAATTTGTCTCAAAGTTTGTTTACcacaaaaaaaagagagaatggaAACCGCGGAAAAAAGGCTTCACCATTGGACGTCTCATATGGGTTCCGCCAACAACTGATGAACTGTTTTACCTGCGCATGATGTTGACGGTGGCAAAAGGACCAACAACATAG
- the LOC131629045 gene encoding uncharacterized protein LOC131629045 — protein sequence MSRPVERIAEINDGKELWKIVVRIHHRWKVVSNNKEHFEMIFVDKLGDDIHVVVPAPHVSVFTEKCLLGHTYAVSNFKVVPYVLAFRASGHKYMIKFTAGTSVLDEDKHEIPPKSILFTSFSDIITGRFDKHVLIHVVGMVDSIGYAQTESGAKKQQISMMLRDHSNNMLNCTLWESYADQFIKFNKVRVAASLPTVVLLQYAKVKEEGKYPLSVTNTYNVTLLCVDADFPVMKDFIDRMPEESRVTLSEQLGGNSQYSSQSSENQQLTPVQKLFSKAIVLPIAEIIQLTDVTFCATVATTKLLVASPFGWYKIEIEVTHGGQSCNFVFWNRECEMLLGLSASQLRNTMIQARITDPLDFPLALDQLLKLEMAMKVKWHPRWKNCSVVMIIKNDPIIQQLKEKWGTDEEPIPIQTVVPETLEIKESVDEAKTDGNEDCELVTDLEITSEHKPDAVTPGGKRHLPAASSESIDLDGLHDGELSSNKLKKIIKIEKID from the exons ATGTCAAGGCCTGTTGAGAGAATAGCAGAGATCAATGATGGAAAAGAGCTTTGGAAGATTGTTGTTAGGATTCACCACAGATGGAAAGTTGTCTCCAACAACAAGGAACATTTTGAAATGATCTTtgttgacaaattg GGAGATGATATTCATGTTGTTGTTCCAGCACCGCATGTGTCGGTGTTCACCGAAAAATGCTTATTAGGCCATACTTATGCTGTATCTAATTTTAAGGTGGTGCCTTATGTTCTGGCCTTCAGGGCATCGGGACACAAATATATGATAAAGTTTACTGCTGGAACGTCTGTTCTTGATGAAGACAAACATGAGATACCCCCGAAATCGATTTTATTTACAAGTTTTTCCGACATCATAACAGGGAGGTTTGACAAACATGTTCTGATTC ATGTCGTTGGAATGGTTGATAGTATTGGTTATGCACAGACTGAGTCAGGTGCAAAGAAGCAGCAAATTAGCATGATGTTGCGTGATCAcag CAACAACATGTTGAACTGTACTCTGTGGGAATCATACGCGGATCAGTTCATCAAGTTTAACAAAGTTAGGGTTGCTGCATCACTCCCTACAGTTGTGTTGCTTCAGTATGCCAAAGTGAAGGAAGAAG GAAAGTATCCTCTGTCTGTGACAAACACCTACAATGTGACCCTTTTATGTGTTGATGCTGATTTTCCGGTCATGAAAGACTTTATTGATAG AATGCCTGAGGAGAGCAGGGTAACCCTGTCTGAACAACTTGGAGGGAATTCCCAATATTCCTCCCAAAGTTCTGAAAATCAACAGCTCACTCCTGTGCAAAAATTGTTCTCAAAGGCTATTGTTTTGCCTATTGCTGAGATTATTCAACTTACGGAT GTTACATTTTGTGCTACTGTCGCTACAACAAAATTATTAGTAGCATCTCCGTTTGGATG GTATAAGATTGAAATTGAGGTTACTCACGGGGGCCAAAGCTGCAATTTTGTCTTCTGGAACAGAGAATGTGAAATGCTGTTGGGTTTATCTGCATCGCAACTTCGTAACACTATGATTCAG GCTAGAATTACTGATCCATTGGACTTTCCGTTAGCACTTGATCAGTTGTTGAAGTTGGAAATGGCTATGAAGGTTAAGTGGCATCCACGCTGGAAGAACTGTTCCGTCGTTATGATTATAAAAAATGATCCTATTATCCAGCAACTTAAGGAAAAATGGGGAACAGATGAG GAACCTATTCCAATCCAAACTGTCGTACCTGAGACTCTGGAG ATTAAAGAGAGTGTTGATGAGGCTAAAACAGATGGCAATGAAGACTGTGAATTGGTTACA GACCTGGAAATTACATCTGAGCACAAGCCTGATGCTGTCACACCTGGTGGTAAGAGGCATCTTCCTGCTGCATCAAGTGAATCCATTGATTTGGACGGATTACATGATGGGGAACTGTCATCTAACAAGCTGAAGAAGATAATTAAAATTGAGAAGATTGATTag